In Agrococcus jenensis, the genomic window GCCGGCTCACCGCTCCCGCGGGCGCTCCTTGCCGAAGATCGGCCGCGTCACGATCGTGATGAACCACGTGAGGAACGCGATGCACACCGCCGCGAGCATCCCCCACCAGAAGCTCTCGACCTCGATGCCGTACCCGACGAGCTGCGAGAGCCAGTGCACGATCATCAGCAGGAAGGCGTTCACGAACAGCGCGACGATGCCGATGGTGAGGATGTAGAGCGGGAACGCCACGATCCGGATGAGGTTGCCGATCGTCGCGTTGACGATCGCGAAGACCAGCGCGACGCCGAGCGTCGTGAGCGCGACCTCCCACCAGGCGCTGCCGATCGAGTCGATGCTGATGCCCGGCACGAAGAGCGTGACGAGCCAGATGGCGACCGCGGTGAAGGCGACGCGGAGCAGGAAGCGCATGGGCCGATTGTGGCATCCATATCCCCGACGGAGCCAGCAGGCGCAATAGCCTGAACCGGTGACTGTGCGACTTCGACCCGAGATCGCGGCGGTGCCTCCCTACCAGCAGGGACGGCCGGCGCCCCAGGGTGGCTACAAGCTCTCGAGCAACGAGAACCCCTTCCCGCCGCTGCCCGCGGTGGTGGAGGCGGTGCAGCGCGAGGCGCTGCGCGTGAACCGCTATCCGCGGCCCGGCGCGCCCGAGCTGCGGGCGGCGCTCGCGACCGAGCTCGGCGTCGACGAGGGCAGCATCCTCATCGGCGACGGCTCCGCGACCCTGCTGCAGCAGCTCATCCACGCCGTCGCCGGCCCCGGCGACGAGGTGGTCTACGCCTGGCGCTCCTTCGACGCCTACCCGCTCTTCGTCCGCACCGGCGGCGCGACGCCGATCGAGGTGCCGGTCGACGCCGAGCACGCGCACGACCTCGACGCCATGGCCGACGCCATCACCGAGCGCACGCGCGCCGTGATCGTCTGCAGCCCCAACAACCCCACCGGGACGATCGTCGACGCGGCTGCGCTCGACGCCTTCCTCGCGCGCGTCCCCTCCGACGTGCTCGTCATGCTCGACGAGGCCTACATCGAGTTCGTGCAGGACTCCGCGATCGACGGCATCGCGCTCCAGCGCGAGCACGCCAACCTCGTCGTGCTGCGCACCTTCTCGAAGGCGCACGGCCTCGCCGGCCTGCGCGTCGGCTACGCGGTCGGCGACCCGGCTGTGCTGCGCGGGGCCGACCTGTGCGGCGTGCCGCTGTCGCAGACGTCGCTCGCGTCCGCCGCCGCGATCGCCGCGCTCGCGCACCGCGACGAGACCTACGCGCGCATCGAGGTGCTCGCCGCGCAGCGCGACGCGCTCTGGCAGCGCATCGTCGACGCCGGCGTGCCGGTGCCGCGGCCGTTCGGCAACTTCGTCTGGGTGCCGTCGCAGCCCGGTCAGGAGGAGGCGATCCACGACATCCTCGCCGCCAACCGCATCGTCGCGAAGGTCTTCGCCGACGGCGTGCGCATCTCGGTGGGGGAGCCGGAGGCCGACGACCACATCGTGGCGGCCGCCGTCGAGATCCAGGCGCTGCAGTGACGCGGGCCGATACCCCGGCCGACGCCGCGACGGAGCCCATCCGCCTGCTCGACGCCGACGGCTCGCTCGTCGAGTCCGACGCGAACGCGGAGTGGCGCGAGCTCGCGGCGCAGCTGTCGACCGACGACCGGCTCGAGATGCACGGCGAGATGCTGCGCACCCGGCGGTTCGACATCGAGGCGGGCCACCTGCAGCGGCAGGGCAAGCTCGGCCTCTGGGTGCCGTCGATCGGCCAGGAGGGCGCCCAGGTCGGCGCGGCCTGGGCGTCGCGCGAGCAGGACACGATCTTCCCCTCCTACCGCGAGCACCTCATCGCGCTGCACCGCGGCGTCGACATGCTGCAGATCATCGACATCTTCCGCGGTGCCGTGCACGGCGGCTGGGACCCGCTCGAGACCCGCGGCATGCGCATCTACTCGCTCGTGATCGCCACCCATGCGCTGCACTCGACCGGCTACGCCATGGGCATCCGCCTCGATGGCGCGTGCGGCACCGGGGACGCGTCCCGCGACGAGGCCGTGATGGCGTTCTACGGCGACGGCGCGGCCAGCCAGGGGGACGCGAGCGAGGGCCTCGTCTTCGCCGCGAGCTACGACGCGCCCATCGTCTTCTTCGTGCAGAACAACAAGTGGGCCATCTCGGTGCCGTCCACGCGCCAGAGCCGCACCCCGCTGCACGAGCGGGCGCGCGGCTTCGGCCTCGACGCCGCGTGGGTCGACGGCAACGACCCGCTCGCCTCGTTCGCCGTCACGCGGCGGATGCTCGACGCGGCCAGGCAGGGACGGCCCGGCTACGTCGAGGCCGACACGTACCGGATGGGCGCGCACACGACGAGCGACGACCCGACGCGCTACCGCCCTTCCGAGGAGGAGGAGGCGTGGCGCCGGCGCGACCCGATCGCGCGGCTCGCCGCGCACCTGCGCGAGCTGGGCGTCGACGACGCTGCGCTCGCCGAGCAGGACGCGGAGGCGACCGAGCTCGCCGCCGACATGCGGCGCCGCACGCTCGCCGCCGGCACCGCCGCGAGCGACGACATCTTCGACCACGTGTACAGCGAGCCGCACCCGCTGGTGCTCGAGCAGAAGCGCGCGCTCGCCGAGTTCGAGGCCGGCTTCGGAGGCGAGGCATGACGAGCGACACCCAGGCAGAGCAGGCGCAGGCGGTGCCGGCGGCATCCGTCACGATGCCCATCGCGAAGGCGCTGAACGCGGCGCTCCGCGAGGCGATGCGCGCCGACGACAAGGTGCTGCTGATGGGCGAGGACATCGGCCCGCTCGGCGGCGTCTTCCGCATCACTGACGGGCTGCACGCCGAGTTCGGCGAGCACCGGGTGCTCGACACCCCGCTCGCCGAGTCCGGCATCATCGGCACTGCGATCGGCCTCGCGATGCGCGGCTACCGGCCGGTCATCGAGATCCAGTTCGACGGCTTCGTCTACCCGGGCTTCGACCAGATCGTCTCGCAGCTGGCGAAGATGACGGCCCGCCACCGCGGCCGCGTGTCGATGCCGATCGTCATCCGCATCCCCTACGGCGGCCACATCGGCGCCGTCGAGCACCACCAGGAGAGCCCGGAGGCGTACTTCGCGCACACCGCCGGTCTGCGCGTGGTGAGCCCGTCGACCGCGAACGACGCGCACTGGATGCTGCGGCAGGCGATCGAGAGCGACGACCCGGTGATCTTCCTCGAGCCGAAGTCGAAGTACTGGTCGAAGGGCGAGGTGCTGCCCGCGCCCGCCGCCCGCCTGCACCAGGCCGTCGTGGCGAAGCCTGGCACCGACGTGACGCTCATCGGCCACGGCGCGATGGTGCACGTGCTGCTGCAGGCGGCTCTCATCGCGGAGGGCGAGGGAACGTCGTGCGAGGTCGTCGACCTGCGCTCGCTGTCGCCGATCGACTGGGCGCCGCTCGTCGAGTCGGCGCAGCGCACCGGCCGCGTGATCGTCGCGCAGGAGGCGCCCGGCCACGTGTCGGTGGGCTCCGAGATCGCCGCGACCATCGCCGAGCGCGCCTTCTACTCGCTCGAGGCGCCGGTGCTGCGGGTGTCGGGCTTCGACACCCCCTTCCCGCCGGCGCAGCTCGAAGACATCTACCTGCCCGACGCCGACCGCGTGCTCGACGCGGTCGACCGCTCGCTGGCCTACTGACGACGACCGGAGGACGACCGATGCAGGAGTTCAGGCTGCCCGATCCGGGCGAGGGCCTCACCGAGGCCGAGATCGTCACGTGGCGCGTGCACCCCGGCGACACCGTGCACGTCAACGACGTGCTGCTCGAGGTCGAGACCGCGAAGTCGCTCGTCGAGCTGCCGAGCCCGTTCGACGGCACCGTGGAGGCGCTGCTCGTCGAGGAGGGCCAGACGGTCGAGGTCGGCACGCCGATCATCCGCGTCTCCGGTGGCGACGCGGACGCGGTCGAGACGACCCTCGACACGCAGCAGACCGTCGACCGCGACGAGGACGGCGGCGCCGTGCTCGTCGGCTACGGCGTGCGCGGCGGTGCGGAGACCCGCCGCCGCAAGCCCCACACCGTGCGCGACGTGCCGCCCGCCGTCGTCTCGGCGCGACCGGCCCCGCCTGCCTCCGTGCCCGCGGCATCCGCGTCGCCGGTGATCGCGAAGCCGCCGATCCGCAAGCTCGCGAAGGATCTCGGCGTCGACCTGTCGCTCGTGGCCGGCACCGGCCTGGCTGGCGAGGTCACGCGCGACGACGTCGTGCAGTCGGCCAAGCAGGCGAGCGTGTTCCGCAACCTCGAGACGCCGCAGTGGTCGGGCGGCCGCGAGGAGCGCATCCCGGTCAAGGGCGTGCGCAAGGTGATCGCGCAGGGCATGGTCGACTCCGCGTTCACGGCGCCGCACGTGTCGGTGTTCACCGACGTGGACGCGACGCGGACCATGGAGTTCGTCCAGCGCCTCAAGGGGTCGGCCGACTTCGCCGATGTGAAGGTCTCGCCGCTGCTCATCATGGCGAAGGCGATCCTGTGGGCGATCCGCCGGTCGCCGCAGGTGAAC contains:
- a CDS encoding alpha-ketoacid dehydrogenase subunit beta; translation: MTSDTQAEQAQAVPAASVTMPIAKALNAALREAMRADDKVLLMGEDIGPLGGVFRITDGLHAEFGEHRVLDTPLAESGIIGTAIGLAMRGYRPVIEIQFDGFVYPGFDQIVSQLAKMTARHRGRVSMPIVIRIPYGGHIGAVEHHQESPEAYFAHTAGLRVVSPSTANDAHWMLRQAIESDDPVIFLEPKSKYWSKGEVLPAPAARLHQAVVAKPGTDVTLIGHGAMVHVLLQAALIAEGEGTSCEVVDLRSLSPIDWAPLVESAQRTGRVIVAQEAPGHVSVGSEIAATIAERAFYSLEAPVLRVSGFDTPFPPAQLEDIYLPDADRVLDAVDRSLAY
- a CDS encoding dihydrolipoamide acetyltransferase family protein, with the translated sequence MQEFRLPDPGEGLTEAEIVTWRVHPGDTVHVNDVLLEVETAKSLVELPSPFDGTVEALLVEEGQTVEVGTPIIRVSGGDADAVETTLDTQQTVDRDEDGGAVLVGYGVRGGAETRRRKPHTVRDVPPAVVSARPAPPASVPAASASPVIAKPPIRKLAKDLGVDLSLVAGTGLAGEVTRDDVVQSAKQASVFRNLETPQWSGGREERIPVKGVRKVIAQGMVDSAFTAPHVSVFTDVDATRTMEFVQRLKGSADFADVKVSPLLIMAKAILWAIRRSPQVNSTFTGDELVVHHYVNLGIAAATPRGLLVPNVKDAQHMSLLELAKALQQLTATAREGRTQPGDMQHGTFTITNIGVFGMDTGTPILNPGETGIIALGTIRQKPWVVDGEVRPRWVTTVGGSFDHRAIDGDVISRFVADVASILEEPALLLD
- a CDS encoding phage holin family protein, whose product is MRFLLRVAFTAVAIWLVTLFVPGISIDSIGSAWWEVALTTLGVALVFAIVNATIGNLIRIVAFPLYILTIGIVALFVNAFLLMIVHWLSQLVGYGIEVESFWWGMLAAVCIAFLTWFITIVTRPIFGKERPRER
- a CDS encoding histidinol-phosphate transaminase, with translation MTVRLRPEIAAVPPYQQGRPAPQGGYKLSSNENPFPPLPAVVEAVQREALRVNRYPRPGAPELRAALATELGVDEGSILIGDGSATLLQQLIHAVAGPGDEVVYAWRSFDAYPLFVRTGGATPIEVPVDAEHAHDLDAMADAITERTRAVIVCSPNNPTGTIVDAAALDAFLARVPSDVLVMLDEAYIEFVQDSAIDGIALQREHANLVVLRTFSKAHGLAGLRVGYAVGDPAVLRGADLCGVPLSQTSLASAAAIAALAHRDETYARIEVLAAQRDALWQRIVDAGVPVPRPFGNFVWVPSQPGQEEAIHDILAANRIVAKVFADGVRISVGEPEADDHIVAAAVEIQALQ
- a CDS encoding thiamine pyrophosphate-dependent enzyme, encoding MTRADTPADAATEPIRLLDADGSLVESDANAEWRELAAQLSTDDRLEMHGEMLRTRRFDIEAGHLQRQGKLGLWVPSIGQEGAQVGAAWASREQDTIFPSYREHLIALHRGVDMLQIIDIFRGAVHGGWDPLETRGMRIYSLVIATHALHSTGYAMGIRLDGACGTGDASRDEAVMAFYGDGAASQGDASEGLVFAASYDAPIVFFVQNNKWAISVPSTRQSRTPLHERARGFGLDAAWVDGNDPLASFAVTRRMLDAARQGRPGYVEADTYRMGAHTTSDDPTRYRPSEEEEAWRRRDPIARLAAHLRELGVDDAALAEQDAEATELAADMRRRTLAAGTAASDDIFDHVYSEPHPLVLEQKRALAEFEAGFGGEA